The genome window TCTTGATGTGAAAAGTACGACTCAGCATACCGAGGATTTCGAAAGAAACTAAAGCCATTAGTATATGTGTTTCCATCAAGGCAGAGAAACCTACCAGGAAACAAATGTGATGTATGCTTCCCAGCATCTTGGAAAGCACGGACAGCATTGTTGTTACATCCAATTCGGATGAGGGTCTGAGAAATCTCCTCACGAGTCGCCAGCTGAAGGAAAGCCAAGTTCTCTGGATCATCTTCAGGGAATCGAAGTCGTCGCTGGTCCAGCAACACGCTGTAAATCGTCGACACATAGCCAAAACAAAGCTCCTTCACCTGGTCAACAGGAATCACTCGATTTGCTTCGAAGCGACTCCGCCCGTAAATACTGAACGTAAACATTAAACCGAGATCAGTGACCTTTTCGCCAATAACCATAAAACCATTGCCTTCGGCACGGTAACGTTCACGCTTTCGGTCGAACTCTTTCCAATAGATACCCAGAGCAGCCAACATCTCGATAAGATGGCACATCGTCGTCGTGGCGTAGGGGCGTAGAACAGTCGCAGGCATTGTATCCCAGCTCTTACGTTTCCGTTGAAGAGCAACTGTCATAGTATGTGCATCGTATAGACTGGGAGGGTTGGTAGGAAGATCATGATTCTGTGACTGAGCATTGGGAGGTCCAACTTGTTTATGCATGCCCTCGTATTGACTCTTCTGCCACTTCTCAGACTCGTGCTCCATACGCTGTACGGCGCTGAGAAGCAACGTCCATGAAGCTCGCTCGTTATCAGCAGTATGGATACGCTCTCGTTTCGTCTTGTTGGCATATTCCTCTCTGGGATTGATGTCCAGCTCAGACCACGTATTTTCGAGACTTTCGGGACTTCCATCTAGAAAGTATATCTCTGCCCCACGAATTGGACCATGTTGGTTGTCTGGGGGCGAAACAAAAATCACAGGGGCCTCGAACTCGACCTCGAAACGGAGCTCGTCCCAGGAGAAGCGACGAGTTTTTGTGAGTGCCCATTTCCCCATGACCTTCTCATTGCATTGAGCATATCCTGCTGCAGAGGCGTAGTATTGTTGCATGACCTGCATGAAGGTAGCTGCCAGAGCAACCAAAGAGACGAGGAGAGCCACGATGGCCACCACGACTTCGGGGTCCgcttcagccatgatgttgaggttgcgtTATTTTCTCGACCGGTTCGTTCGTCTCGGTTTAGGATGATTGGTACCACGTAGGAGAACGGCAGTGCGGAGTCGTTGAGTGCCGGACAGTCCAGCAATCAATTATGGACACACTGACCCTGCTCGTCGTAGGCTCGGAGGCTGAGTTTGACAGAGGTCGACGCGACATGAAGCAATCGTCTCGCACTGGCGTAAACCAATTCCGGCGTAGTTAGTCGTTCAAGgcgtcgccatcatcatgaagtGGAAAAAGGCAGAAGAAGTGTTGAAAGGAGAACAAACTGGGCAAACCCACAGGCGCAGAGCCTCGTTCGAACTTCGCAGTCGCGCATCTTTCTTAACAAGGACAGGGGATGCCACCCAGGGCTGTAGAGTCCAGGGTTCAATTGGGTCAAGTGCTTATTGAGTGGATGCAGTGGAAACGCTGTGGCCGCATCAAGGGTCATTGCAGGCCTCAACTCAGGAGGTCAAGTAATTTTGAAGAAAAGGGTTTAAATAGCGGGTTTAACATGAAAATCACCACGAATTTATGCATGTTTCTTTGGATTTAAAGGTGAAACCTTGAGAAGGGGAGCTCTGACTGGAATTTTACCTCGTCAGGTCATGAGTCTTAGATTGAGTTAGGTTACGGCCCGTCATGACGTTGCGGCTGATAGCCTTAAACTTTAGCGGGTTTCACCCTGAATGGTTGGTTGATTGCGGGGAGCGGGCGCTAGAATCATCCCGTCCCGGCTCGCATCAACACCTGAGCCTCAATCATATGGATTATTGGATGAACGTAGAAAGCTGAACGTTTGATGATGACCATTTGATGATGGACACTATGGATAACCTTCATAAGATACTTACCTGCCGTGCTGATGCTGATTATTGGACAGTTGAGTATAGTCCGTAATACTAAATGGTTGGTGGAACACCTCCTTTGAAATTTGAGCATAGAGAGACCATTATGAAGCTCATCACGAGACGACAATgaaatttaatataagatcgAAGGTGTAATATCTTAGCCGGCAGTGTATTAAAGCACCTGATCTTGTCCTTAGGTAGGTCTCGTAAGTCTGGAAAACCTCCGTCAATGAATATGTGTCTGTCGAATTTGAGCCACCCTACAGCCTCGCCTTTCGTCCCCAGTTCCTCTCCCCATCCAATACCAGCGCAACATGATTACCCAACGCCACTACATCACCATCCCCATAAAATGCAATCACTTCAGCATCATACCGCCCATTCTTGATAACCTTTGCACTGATCCGTATCCTCAATCactcctcgccctccttTGGCAGGGCATTCTTGACATCTAAACCCGTCGAAACCGTTGGCATCCAAAAGATCTTGTCAAATACAAACGTATCTTCAGGAGCCGGTGCGTCCAAGTCGGTTGGCCAGTAGCCCCCGATCATGAGTGCGGGCGCGACGTCGGTGACGTACGCGAATGCCCATGTCGTCCAGCGTTCGTTGTTGGACATGTGGAGCCAGAGATCCCATGTTGCTGGTGGTGTTTGTGTGTGTTTGGGGGAGTAGAACTCCACGTATTGCATCATGGGTGCCACATACATCACAGCCAAGTGTAAATGCTTTCAGTTGGGGTCTTCATCTGTTACGAGCTTGGGCTAGGTCGACCAAAGGAGGCGACGCTAAGAGTTCAAACCCCCTTGGCAGACCAAGGCCTGGCTCACCATTGAGCAAAGTATTCGTGACATATGCGGCGACCTTCTTTTTAGACTGATCAGGTATCCAAGGGCTCTTGGACAAGAGACCTTCTTGGTAGAGTGTGATATGGAGAATGGACAATGCCCTGCCTCTTCGAACCTCCTCAACTACAAGTACAGCCGGACCGATATGGGTGGCAACAAAAATTCCAATGAGCAGCGAATGTATCAGGTTGCTCGCACGGTGCAAGATGACTTAAGTTTGAGTGTATAATTCGATTCACCTCATGCTGCCTTGGGCAATGCTGAATTTAATATCTTCATAATTCAATACATGATAGCGTGACTGCCCGAATTCTAACTTCGATCTTGCGAAGTTCTAATCTATCCCTGGGATAGAGTTGTCCCTCTGGCAGTAAACTCTTTTTTGCTAGAGTTTATACACCAGATCAATTAGTAGGCATATCTGAAAACAACAAGGGACTGGTACAATAAATGCACAGGCTAGACCAATCATTGGCACACTCGGTGCACATCTTGACAACGCAACCTGGATTTGTGCACAAGGATTTTTACAATCGACTTCTCGTCAAAACAATATCTACTCCATTTGGTTTCTTCGGGTGGGATGTTGTCCCCGAGGTTGAAGTCCGCCGGCATTTAGATCTCCTCATCGATCTCATGCAAGATGGTATCCGCCTCGCCCAACCAAGCCTGTGCTTGCCTCTTGTCTTCGTCATCGGAAATCCGAAGGACCTGAGCTTCGAACTTTTGCTTGAGGGCCCTCTTTATCTTGCTACCAGTTCGGTCCATACAGACAGTGACCCAAAGTCGCTGGAATAGGGGATGGATAGCGAGGACCGATACGTTGGTCCTGATAATTCGACTAATATGTCTTGCGATGACGTCTTTGTACCATATGCTACTGTCTATGTAGGCCTTGGCCAAGTTTTCGCTGGTAAATCTGTTAAGTTGCTGGTTATTGTTGCTGGCATCGCCATATGGGACACGGAGGCGGTTGCGTGGTGTAGTATGAGTATCGAAAACCTCGAGGTTTCCGCGGTTTAGGCCGCAGAACACCTCCATATTAGCCTCGCAAGCCCAATGGAACAGTGTTGGGTCACATTTGTAGGTTGTTCTGAAGGCCTGTGGTATGTCGATATCTTCATCAGCCTGCATCCAAGCGAGGAGCAGGCATATAGTGAGTCGAGAGACACTGGTGTAATTCGTACGATAGAGCTCGCCTCCTGTCGTGACAGATAGATAGAGATACGGGCCCCAATCACGGAGGTTATCCTGGATTCCAAGGCTGAAAGAAAGCACCACAGCTTTCTTGTCTTAAGTCAAGCCCGCGAGAGCACTGACACCATTAATCCAATTGCGGAAACGGGGGCCTTTTTCACCATACTCCTGGAGTGTCATCTGCTCCAAGTCGTAATGATCCCCACGAATATGCTCGAACAGGGGAGGAGCAAGGATATAAAGAAGGATGATAGTACCGTTACTTCTCATCTCCTGATACGCCTTGGCAAGGGCCGTTTTGGAAGCACAATTTAACTTGTACCCATTGGCGGCAGACATCTCTAATGTTTTAACGAATCTGAGTGTGTCGTCTGTACTCGGATACCCGGGATCAGGATCTTCCATAGCTGCAAAGACATGTGAGCTGGCAAGAAAGGCGGCCGGTTCTTACTGGAAGGAGACATGGCGATAGACCCAGGTAAGGTAAGCCAGAGTGCTATGATACAGGACCCTGTTTAGAATATACTCTCTGTATGAGAGTATGGCATTATGCCGCGATAATTCTTATACCATCCATTGTGAAAGGCATGACTTCCAGTGCGTATCCATAATGCGTCAAACCTCCGACTTAACGTGAACCCGTACTGACATCACAATAGCCAGCCATGTGAGGATTCAATCATCATGTTTAATCAATACCCATAATATTTGTCGTAATTCATGCAGTAGTCTATTTTCCGCTTTTGGTAACttgggtggtggtggcttCAAGAAGCTTATGCCTGTAAGATGCTTACCTAAGGCATGACGCGGTCCCCTGAACAAGCGAGGAAACGTGATATCCATGTTTCAAAGGAGGCAGCCTGAGTTCTTCCAtctttctccctcttctt of Fusarium musae strain F31 chromosome 5, whole genome shotgun sequence contains these proteins:
- a CDS encoding hypothetical protein (EggNog:ENOG41); translation: MAEADPEVVVAIVALLVSLVALAATFMQVMQQYYASAAGYAQCNEKVMGKWALTKTRRFSWDELRFEVEFEAPVIFVSPPDNQHGPIRGAEIYFLDGSPESLENTWSELDINPREEYANKTKRERIHTADNERASWTLLLSAVQRMEHESEKWQKSQYEGMHKQVGPPNAQSQNHDLPTNPPSLYDAHTMTVALQRKRKSWDTMPATVLRPYATTTMCHLIEMLAALGIYWKEFDRKRERYRAEGNGFMVIGEKVTDLGLMFTFSIYGRSRFEANRVIPVDQVKELCFGYVSTIYSVLLDQRRLRFPEDDPENLAFLQLATREEISQTLIRIGCNNNAVRAFQDAGKHTSHLFPVSFEILGMLSRTFHIKNSMFTHIPNPTSDRWDKQSVSLVKVMEAYEDLVPTSLPGARRNPVIIDKIKKHVDQILAFNKDESVTEKMCTLKALHEAIDDCDQILTAKEPSGTVTPFAEQLGIKVHESEVQKKRREMVQDVLRSHIQEVLRLLNDGEDRSSDTQSLHAEWSPATPHTRQDGQPRVAPIGFEDMHEASPDERQHKFLEVYFHVIREKVIPRAARSTDRRTSLVGAPAGYGFRRAGTGRTQASSMRGIERASSPPPPMPAPRLQTSVENIPLGPMANGRPSMSSRPGSAVSEAYSLASEQPRPRLEAALYEQEVSHDDVWCTLIFRMICWLMLHDFNKLDVQLSKSELLGSRMPVYIS
- a CDS encoding hypothetical protein (EggNog:ENOG41) produces the protein MSAANGYKLNCASKTALAKAYQEMRSNGTIILLYILAPPLFEHIRGDHYDLEQMTLQDLGIQDNLRDWGPYLYLSVTTGGELYRTNYTSVSRLTICLLLAWMQADEDIDIPQAFRTTYKCDPTLFHWACEANMEVFCGLNRGNLEVFDTHTTPRNRLRVPYGDASNNNQQLNRFTSENLAKAYIDSSIWYKDVIARHISRIIRTNVSVLAIHPLFQRLWVTVCMDRTGSKIKRALKQKFEAQVLRISDDEDKRQAQAWLGEADTILHEIDEEI